Part of the Ignavibacteriales bacterium genome is shown below.
GGCGCATACTTAATTCCCCAAGGCGTTAAACCAGCCATCGATGAAGTTGTAAAAGATTCGCCAGCAGAAAAATCAGGAATAAAAGCCGGCGATATTTTACTTGGGATTAATGACGAAGCACTTTACAGCGCCCAACAAGCAACAAATATTATTTCATCAAACAAAGACAAAGAATTAAAGATTACTGTTGAAAGAGATAAAACACAAAAAGATATTTTTGTTACTCCCGGAAGTGATTCAAAGATTGGGGTCCATATTGCCACAGTGTTTATGGGTGAAACTCATATGCGAACTTACGGCGCCTTTGAATCTGTTTATTATGGATGGAAAGATATCGAGAAAATGACCAATCTAACTTTTTCTATGATAGGAAAAGTTTTTACCGGAAATGTTGAGTTTAAAAAAGCTTTTGGCGGCCCAATTAAGATCGCACAAATTGCTGCTAAATCAGCTGACTCCGGCATTTCAAGTTTTCTATATTTTCTTGCCCTGCTCAGTTTAAGTTTGGCGATATTAAACATAATGCCCTTCCCTGTTTTAGATGGCGGACATTTAGTTATGATAATAGTGGAAGCAGTAATTAAAAGAGAAATTCCGATTAAAATTAAAATGGCTATACAGAACACCGGACTTGTACTGCTGCTGCTTTTAATGGCTTTTATAATTTATAATGATATAATTTCACTTTAGTTGTTTAAACAACTATTGATTTTAATTAGCCCCGCATATTTCTGCGGGGTTTTATTTTTCCATCCATCATATTACTTAACCAATCATAAAAAATATTCTAATTCTATCTGCCCATGCCGATAAGTTAACAGTGTAAAACAAAAAACTGATTCTCTTTTATATAGGTTAAGATTATATTTGATATGAACTCTGCAACACTTAATACACTAACAAGTTTTAGTAAAGATAAACCTGAAACAAAAAGTGAGATTATCGATACTTTGAAAAGAAAAAACTTATACTGGATTTCTCAAGCTTCTGGCTGGAGTTTATATGTAATCGTAAATTTGCTTGTTATTTCATCTTTTGAAACTATTCCATTCAATCGAATTACTCTCTGGGTTCTGTTGGGGTTTTACGGAATTATCTTTTCGCATCTATATCGTTTATATATTAAAAAAAATAACTGGACTAATCTACCGCTTAAAAAAATTATTCCGCTAGTTTTAATTGCAAGCTTAGTTGTTGGAACCATAATTTATATTCCGGTTTATTTCTCAGGACAATTGTTAGAAGTCGAACGACACTCAAAAAATATAATTGCAACATCTATAGCCGGGATTCTAAATATTTCCAGCACAATACTGGTATGGAATTTAATTTACTTTGCAATTCATTATTTTGAAAATTCTAAAAAGGCAGAAATAGAAACTCTAATTTTTGAAGCAGCTGTAAAAGATTTTGAACTTAAAACTCTTAAGGCGCAGCTAAATCCGCATTTTATGTTTAATGCTATGAACAGCATTCGCGCTTTGATTGAAGAAGATCCACAAAACGCAAAAGATGCAATTACGAAGCTTTCCAATCTGATGAGATATACTTTAAAGATTGAGAGAACGGAAACTGTTCCGCTTGCAGAAGAACTAAAAACCATACAAGATTATCTAGATCTTGAAAAGATTAGATTTGAAGAACGACTTAATTATAATATTAAATCGACAACTGAAGCAGATAGAGTTGAAATTCCTCCGATGATGGTACAAACACTTGTAGAAAATGGAATTAAACATGGTATTTCAAAAATTACAATTGGCGGAAAAGTTGATGTTGATGCAAAAATTATCCATTCTAACCTTATAATTGAAATTAGAAACAGTGGTAAATTTGATGAAGAAGCTCTCAAAAATTCTCACGGATTTGGTGTAAGCAATACCAAGCACAGATTAGCATTGTTATATGGAGAGAACGCTTCTCTATCATTAACAAACGAAAACAGCAACATAGTTTTAACAAAGCTTAAAATACCATCAGGAGGTTAACGCAATGAAAGCATTAGTTATAGACGACGAAAGATTAGCTCGAACTGAGTTAATAAGACTATTAGAACCATTTAAAGAAATCGAAATTGTGGGAGAGGCAGTTAATGCCGATGATGCACACAATAAAATATCAGAACTTAGTCCGGATGTAATTTTCTTAGATATTCAAATGCCTGGTAAAACGGGATTTGAGTTACTTGAGGAATTAGACAGCGTTCCAAAAGTTATTTTTACAACTGCTTATGATGAGTATGCGCTTAAAGCATTTGAATACAATGCTCTTGATTATCTTTTAAAGCCAATTGAACCGGCTCGATTGGAAGAGTCAATTAAAAAAATAATTGAAGGCAAACGTAAAGATCGAACGCACGATATCTCTCACGAAACATTAACAGCTGAAGACCAGGTTTTTGTTAAAGATGGAGAAAAATGCTGGTTTGTTAAGTTGGAAAAAGTTCGATTGTTTGAATCTGAAGGGAACTATGTTCGGTTATTCTTTGATGAAAATAAACCACTTATTTTAAGAACGCTAAATTATCTTGATGAAAGATTAGATCGCAAATCATTTTTCCGTGCAAGTAGAAAACATATTATTAATCTTAAATGGGTTGAAAATATTGAGCCGTGGTTAAATGGCGGTTTGCTTGCAAAGTTAAAAGGCGGACATAAGATTGAAGTATCAAGAAGACAAGCAGTTAAGTTTAAAGAGATGTTGAGTTTGTAATATTTGTTTTGTCATTGCAAATCCAGTTTTAGATAGATGAAGCCATCTATAAGTTTGGTAGATTGCCACGCTCTCAAAGCATTGCTCGCAATGACCAAAGTTTTTAATTAAACAGTTCCCAGGCAACACCAAACCTTATACTACGCCCAGGCATAGGATAATAAGGTGTAATGTAATAATTATTTCCTAATAGATTTTGCCACAAAAAATATACAATTGCTACTCTTTGTATCTCTCCAACTAAGCTAAAATCTAATTTGTTTGATGATGGAACTCCTAACAATCCGTTTTCATAAGAAAAAACATTGTTCTTACCAGTGTAATAAAAAACAAATCCTGTTTTCAAATCAAGATCATCATTAAACAATTTACCAGTATAATAAACTCCTGTTTGAGTTTGAAAATCTGGAACACCAATTAATTTGTTATTATTAGGGGTAGAATAATATGATGAGTTTGATTCAAGAAGTAATTTCCAAAGGTTTAATTTTAGATTAAGCCCTAAGCCATCCACATTACCGTAACCAATATAGTTATAAAATACTCCACCACTATAAAAACCATAAGCGTAATCATTTAGGAAATATTTTATATCGGCAGATACAAATTCATTTTGATAATTTGCTCCAATTTCGATTAAAGAATATTTATCATTATTTACACTATATGTTTTAAGAACAGAAGCCCCGATATAAAAGCTAAGATTTTTTTTTATTTTTAATAATAAATCAACTCCTAATCCATTACTATTATTATCCATTGGATTAACTAGATGCTGAGAATTTTGGGGATTATATGTTGAACTCTTGTAATAAAAAGATGGTATAAAAGTTCCATCGTTTATATTCGCAGAAACAACACCGGATATCGAGAATAAATCTGCATCAAATTTATTTTTTGAAGTATTTATGTGACCAGAATCGAAATATGTATAAAAAGAATTAGTGGAAAACATATTTTGTTTTTCATAATCAATATTTAATTGAAACTTAAAAACACTATAATCAAAATTATTACGGATATTTAATCCATATGTTTTGTTTTCCGAATATTTACTTACCGAAGTGTTTTTTTCATACCTGTTAAATAAAAAATATAAACTTGCATCAGATCTCATCCATTCAGCCGGCTTAATTAAAAATTTTAATCTGGGTAAATGCGTGAGAGTTTTCAATTCGCCATTTGGATAAAACATTGGTGCGGCTCTATAATCGTACAGAATATTATCTACAACACCACCATTAGCAATAATACTATCTACCTCAACTCCGCCGCTATATCCGGCATTATAATCGTTGTAGTTATATGTTGCGATAATGTTAACCACATTGGATAACAAATACTTTAGTTTAAATTTTCCTTGCCAGATTGAATAATCAGAATTGCTATAAGTTCCATCATAAATTCTGTTCGCAATATCAAATGAGGCTATTAACTTCTTCATAACAATTGCATTAAAGCTACCATCAAACATCATATCTCTGTTTGCGCCTTGATAAAATCTTATTCTAGTATATGGTTGGCTTGGTAAAAAATCTTTTGTAATAAAATTTACACTAACTGGATTATTATAAGCGCCATAAAGAAATCCGCGCGGTAATGGAATAATTTCTATCGAATCAACATCTTCACTTTGTATAAGATTAAGATTTAATGAGTTGGAATATCTATCGTTATAAGAGATTCCATCCATCAAATAACTAATTGCGTTGTTTCCAACACCGTAAATAAAGGTTTCATTTGGCTGTCCCGTAAAGCCTAAATCCTTTATAAAGTTAAATGGATAGGCTCTTAAATAATCACCGGAATATTGATATTCTTGTTTCAACAGTTCTGAATTTTTAATAATAAAACTTTTTTCCGTTAGAGCTGTAGAATAAATCGGTGCAATTGAATCCAGTTCAACAATTGTTAATAAAGAATCGCTTGATAAAAGAGTATCGGGTTTAAAGGAAAGCGTATCGGGATAAATTTTTAGTTCTGCCGTTGTTGAATCTTGAATTTGTGCAGTAACAACAATAGAGGTAATAATTATAAATGCTAAAATATTCCTGGACATAAAAATTTATCTAAACCATATTTTATTAAAGATTAAAATAACGAATTATCAAATGTGCA
Proteins encoded:
- a CDS encoding response regulator produces the protein MKALVIDDERLARTELIRLLEPFKEIEIVGEAVNADDAHNKISELSPDVIFLDIQMPGKTGFELLEELDSVPKVIFTTAYDEYALKAFEYNALDYLLKPIEPARLEESIKKIIEGKRKDRTHDISHETLTAEDQVFVKDGEKCWFVKLEKVRLFESEGNYVRLFFDENKPLILRTLNYLDERLDRKSFFRASRKHIINLKWVENIEPWLNGGLLAKLKGGHKIEVSRRQAVKFKEMLSL
- a CDS encoding histidine kinase, yielding MNSATLNTLTSFSKDKPETKSEIIDTLKRKNLYWISQASGWSLYVIVNLLVISSFETIPFNRITLWVLLGFYGIIFSHLYRLYIKKNNWTNLPLKKIIPLVLIASLVVGTIIYIPVYFSGQLLEVERHSKNIIATSIAGILNISSTILVWNLIYFAIHYFENSKKAEIETLIFEAAVKDFELKTLKAQLNPHFMFNAMNSIRALIEEDPQNAKDAITKLSNLMRYTLKIERTETVPLAEELKTIQDYLDLEKIRFEERLNYNIKSTTEADRVEIPPMMVQTLVENGIKHGISKITIGGKVDVDAKIIHSNLIIEIRNSGKFDEEALKNSHGFGVSNTKHRLALLYGENASLSLTNENSNIVLTKLKIPSGG
- a CDS encoding TonB-dependent receptor plug domain-containing protein, which encodes MSRNILAFIIITSIVVTAQIQDSTTAELKIYPDTLSFKPDTLLSSDSLLTIVELDSIAPIYSTALTEKSFIIKNSELLKQEYQYSGDYLRAYPFNFIKDLGFTGQPNETFIYGVGNNAISYLMDGISYNDRYSNSLNLNLIQSEDVDSIEIIPLPRGFLYGAYNNPVSVNFITKDFLPSQPYTRIRFYQGANRDMMFDGSFNAIVMKKLIASFDIANRIYDGTYSNSDYSIWQGKFKLKYLLSNVVNIIATYNYNDYNAGYSGGVEVDSIIANGGVVDNILYDYRAAPMFYPNGELKTLTHLPRLKFLIKPAEWMRSDASLYFLFNRYEKNTSVSKYSENKTYGLNIRNNFDYSVFKFQLNIDYEKQNMFSTNSFYTYFDSGHINTSKNKFDADLFSISGVVSANINDGTFIPSFYYKSSTYNPQNSQHLVNPMDNNSNGLGVDLLLKIKKNLSFYIGASVLKTYSVNNDKYSLIEIGANYQNEFVSADIKYFLNDYAYGFYSGGVFYNYIGYGNVDGLGLNLKLNLWKLLLESNSSYYSTPNNNKLIGVPDFQTQTGVYYTGKLFNDDLDLKTGFVFYYTGKNNVFSYENGLLGVPSSNKLDFSLVGEIQRVAIVYFLWQNLLGNNYYITPYYPMPGRSIRFGVAWELFN
- the rseP gene encoding RIP metalloprotease RseP; translation: MDYIIYFAITIGILVFIHEFGHFAAAKLSGMRADVFAIGFGKRLFGWNRKSGFSFGELPKDFDGEGHTDYRLSLLPLGGYVKIAGMVDESGDVSFADKEPQPYEFRAKPVWAKVFVITAGVFMNLMLAWVIFWGANFFQGKPITPTTTLAYVEDGSAASKSGFISGDKILSVNEKKVTNWEDLRAEVFINTLGENINVKVLRDGKEENLSISRNLIPDDETQGAYLIPQGVKPAIDEVVKDSPAEKSGIKAGDILLGINDEALYSAQQATNIISSNKDKELKITVERDKTQKDIFVTPGSDSKIGVHIATVFMGETHMRTYGAFESVYYGWKDIEKMTNLTFSMIGKVFTGNVEFKKAFGGPIKIAQIAAKSADSGISSFLYFLALLSLSLAILNIMPFPVLDGGHLVMIIVEAVIKREIPIKIKMAIQNTGLVLLLLLMAFIIYNDIISL